Genomic window (Fundidesulfovibrio terrae):
ACGTTCCTCCCCGAAGCGCCCTACCTGCTCACCCTGGCCATCAGCGGCGCCGGCAGAATAAACCGCATCCCCGAGACTCTGGATGTCTACGAGGAGCTCAAGCGCTCGGCCGTGGAGCCCTACAGCGCCGCCCGGGACGCCTATGTCCAGATGCGCGCCAAGATTCTTGAGGACGCCATCAGGGACGCCTGGGTGCGGACCCACAGTCAGTAGGGATACAGCGAAGCGTTCTTCCGGTACGACTGGTGCCGGACTGGACGGACGAAGCCGCCCTACCGGACGGCCTGTCTGGATTATGTGCGCGGATGCCTTACCGGACGGCCTGAGCTGGGCCGTATGCTCCGTCAGGGATGACGGAAGCTCTGTCCGTCCCGGCCCTCGCCCGCGAAGCGGTAGGTGTTGCGGCCGGCTTCCTTGGCCCTGTACATGGCCGCGTCCGCCCTCTGGATCAGCGACTTGGCGTCCGCCCCGTCCCAAGGGTACAGGGCCAGGCCGATGCTGGTGCTCACCACGATCTCCCGACCCGCCAGCACCCGAGGCTCCCATACGGCCTTGAGCATCTTGGAGGCCACGGAGGCGGCTCCCTCCGGCGTTTTCACCTCCGGCAGCACGATCAAAAATTCGTCGCCGCCCATGCGCCCCACCGTGTCCGATTTCCTGAGAAGCCCCGCGATCCTGGCTCCGATGGCCTTGAGCAACTCGTCGCCCACGTTGTGCCCCAGGCTGTCGTTGATGGCCTTGAACCCGTCCAGGTCCAGGAGCATCACCGCCAGCAGGCAGGCGCGGCGCTTGGCCTGGGCCAGGCCCTGCTCCAGCCTGTCGGCCACCAACAGGCGGTTGGGCAGGCCGGTCAAGGCGTCGTGGTAGGCCATGTGACGGATGGTGTTCTCGGCGCTGCGCCGCTCGGTCACGTCGCGCATCATGAAGACGTAGCCGTCCGGCTTCCCGGCGGGTCCGGCGATGCCGCTGACCTGGCCGTCGATGTATTTACCCGCCCCGCCGCCGAGGCGCGTGGAAAACGCGTGGGAATTGCCCTTGCGCACATGGGACAGGACGCGCCTGATCCGGCTGGCCGGAACGCCGAGGCTCTTGTGGAATTCGATGATGTCCCGGCCGATGACGTCGCCCTCGATCACGCCGAACATGTCCTGGGCGGACTGGTTGATGAAGGCGATGACGCCTCCTTCCGTGGCCGCGATGCCCAGGTCCATCGAGGAATTCAGTATGGTGTCCAGGTAGACCGACTTCCTGGCCGCTTCCATGACCGCCTCGCGCAGAAGCTCGTCCTTTTCGCGGATGACATCCTTGAGCATCTCCACGTAGCGGGCCTCCAGGCCCTTGACGATGTCGGACTGGGTGAGGATTCCCTCGACCTTGCCGTCCTCGCCCGTCACCAGGAGCCGGCGGACATTCATGTCCCCCATCATGGTCGCCGCCGTGTGCACCGGCGTGTCGCCTGTGATGGTGATGACCGGGCTGGACATGACCTGGGCCAGGGTGGTTCCGTCGAGATCGCCGCTCCCCGACACCGCCGCCACCATGTCGCGCTCTGAGAAGATGCCCGCCGGAACCCCGTCTTCCATGGCCACCACGCAGCTGTAGGGGCCGAGCACCATGAGGTCCAGCGTGTCACGCAGGTTCAGGCGGCTCGGCAGGCTGGCCACGTTTCGGATCATGATCTGCGAGACCCGTTTGATCTCCACGAAATATTCCACACCCAGATTGCGGATCATGTTGGTCTGCGTGACCATACCCATGGCCCGACCGCAGGAATCCACCACCACAAGATGGCGGATGCCCTCGCTCAGGAGCAACGAAAACGCCTGATGAATGGGCATGTCCTCGGGCGCGGTGAGCACCGGGCTCGTCATCACCTGGCTGATCTTGAGATTTTGCAGCGACGCGCCATGTTCGGCCGCAGCCCGGATGACCCCGCGCTCGGTGAGGATGCCCACGGGCTTGCCGCGTGTGAGGACCACCACCGAACTGATGCGCTGCCCGCTCATGCACTCCAGAGCCTTGCTCATGCAGGCTCCGGCGGAAACACCCACCACGCCGGGCGTGAGGATGTCGCGCAACACGGTACGGACCGGCTGCACCTTGCCGGATGCGCCGCCGGGCGTGTCGAGAGATACGGTTGGCATGTCCATGATCGGTCGTAATACTGCCATAGCTTCGCAGGTACAGCAACCGCGCCCGCGTGCGGCCTCCCGGTCTGGACAGCCGCGCCCCCTTGTTGCATGAGGGGGCAAACGTTCCACCGGAGTCACCATGCGTCCCAAGTTCCTGACCTGCCTCGCGGCGGCGGCGCTCATCCTCACCGGACAGATGCTCCTGGCCCAGAGCAGGCCCAACAACGCCACTCCCGAACTCAACCGCGACCAGGACGACAACGTGCCTGACATCATCCAATATATCGTCCAGCAGCGCAGGCAATGGGATTTCGATTATGACAGCCCCGAGGCCCGAGCCTTCTCCCAGCTCCTCAATTTCGGAACCAAACCCTGCCGAGTGATAGAGGGACGCGTCATCCCCGATCTGCTCGGCGACGCCTTCGACGCCGAGTGCCGCTGCATGGACGGCAGCGTCCGCCTGCTCAATTACGACGATAGGCGCGATTTCACGCAGCGCCTGGCCATCGACCATGTCTACTATGAACTTCCTGAAATATATGTAAAAAAGCCTGACGACGACGTACTGGGCGTTTTCCGGTCCAAATAGGGCGGCCTTGCCTTTTGCGCCGGGAAAGGACACACGGGCGAAAACGCGGGCGGCCCCGAACGGGCCCCCAAAGGCCAACGCCACAAGGCAGGTTTCGACATGAGCACCACCATCATCAGGAAACTGAGCGCGTCCGAGTCGGTCCGCAAGTTCTGCGTGTCCTGCATGGGCGGATCCTACGTGCTGGTGTCGGAGTGCCCGGACACGGCCTGCCCCCTGCACGCCTACAGGCTCGGTCCCGCCCCGGAGCAGACGAGGCCCCCGGTGCGGGCCATCCGCCGCCAGTGCCTGGCCTGCTGTTGCGGCGGCCGGGATCGCGTGCGCGCCTGCGCCGCCTCCCCGACCTGCAAGGAGCCCTACGAGCCGTGCTGGCTCTGGCGCTACCGCCTGGGATCGCGCCCCGAGATATTCGAACGCCGCAAGCGCAAGGCCAAGCGCACCCTGCTCACCCTGCCGGGGCTCTCCCTGGACAAGCCCGCCGGTTCCCCGGCCGCCTGAAGCGCGGCGCGGCGCGACGAGCCCGTTTCGCCGGGATCGCCGGGCGTTCCGCCCGGCAAAAGAAGCTCCTCCCAGTCCGTGATTTGCGGCCGCTCCCCCTGGCCCGTTCAGATTCCCCCGCCGTCGCCTTCCGGCCGGGCCGCGTCCCTCTCGAATCCGGCGCTGGAGCGCCTGTCGGCCATGCACGGCACGATGAGCCGCACCGCCCGCTCGAAGAAGAAATAGTCCCAGGCCCAGTTGATGAGCACCGCCAGGCGGTTGCGGAAGCCGATGAGCATGAGCAGGTGCACGAACAGCCAGGCCGCCCAGGCGGTGTAGCCTGTAAAGCTCACTTTCCCGAAGGTGGTCACGGCGGCGGCGCGCCCGATGGTGGCCATGACGCCCTTGTCGAAATAGCGGAAGGCCTTGAGTTTTTTCCCGGCCAGCAGGCGCTTCGCATTCACCGCCGCCAGCTTCCCCTGCTGCATGGCCACCGGAGCCAGCATGGGCAGCGCCCCGCCCGGCCCCTCGAAGTGGGCCATGTCCCCGATGACGAAGATGGAAGGGTCGCTGCGCGACTGCAGGGTCTCGCCCACGAAAATCCTGCCGCCCGGCCCCGTGTCCAGCCCCAGGTTCGCGGCCACGGCCGGACCGCGCACGCCGGCGGTCCAGACCACGGT
Coding sequences:
- a CDS encoding diguanylate cyclase domain-containing protein, with protein sequence MDMPTVSLDTPGGASGKVQPVRTVLRDILTPGVVGVSAGACMSKALECMSGQRISSVVVLTRGKPVGILTERGVIRAAAEHGASLQNLKISQVMTSPVLTAPEDMPIHQAFSLLLSEGIRHLVVVDSCGRAMGMVTQTNMIRNLGVEYFVEIKRVSQIMIRNVASLPSRLNLRDTLDLMVLGPYSCVVAMEDGVPAGIFSERDMVAAVSGSGDLDGTTLAQVMSSPVITITGDTPVHTAATMMGDMNVRRLLVTGEDGKVEGILTQSDIVKGLEARYVEMLKDVIREKDELLREAVMEAARKSVYLDTILNSSMDLGIAATEGGVIAFINQSAQDMFGVIEGDVIGRDIIEFHKSLGVPASRIRRVLSHVRKGNSHAFSTRLGGGAGKYIDGQVSGIAGPAGKPDGYVFMMRDVTERRSAENTIRHMAYHDALTGLPNRLLVADRLEQGLAQAKRRACLLAVMLLDLDGFKAINDSLGHNVGDELLKAIGARIAGLLRKSDTVGRMGGDEFLIVLPEVKTPEGAASVASKMLKAVWEPRVLAGREIVVSTSIGLALYPWDGADAKSLIQRADAAMYRAKEAGRNTYRFAGEGRDGQSFRHP
- a CDS encoding restriction endonuclease, with amino-acid sequence MSTTIIRKLSASESVRKFCVSCMGGSYVLVSECPDTACPLHAYRLGPAPEQTRPPVRAIRRQCLACCCGGRDRVRACAASPTCKEPYEPCWLWRYRLGSRPEIFERRKRKAKRTLLTLPGLSLDKPAGSPAA